From the genome of Amia ocellicauda isolate fAmiCal2 chromosome 14, fAmiCal2.hap1, whole genome shotgun sequence, one region includes:
- the LOC136768825 gene encoding plasma kallikrein: MLFLQLLFSVLLLNTCEVSSSPLFGTFIDGSNLDYKTHWTWLVGVDVITGSSGTIYPGILVGAKWVLTAQHIFNGASISRSRVWGGDKDLRESNVSNIRHVYRHSYDLALVELVTPLNLVPITLPYPRYMPPSNARCFVAAWKSLRSSNKWHPVSADIEVTSCGRYYPHRFDTFCAIGKSSTTRICQGDSGGPMFCYVGDRYILYGVVSEGQADCNRKVSVPTLFSKVSQEVNWIRSMVQYLA; encoded by the exons ATGCTTTTCCTGCAGCTGCTGTTCTCTGTCCTGCTACTGAACACCTGCGAAG tgtccAGCAGTCCTCTCTTTGGGACTTTCATAGATGGGTCGAATCTTGATTATAAAACCCATTGGACGTGGCTTGTGGGAGTGGACGTCATCACAGGAAGCAGTGGGACAATCTATCCGGGCATTCTGGTTGGAGCAAAGTGGGTTTTGACAGCCCAGCACATCTTCAATGG GGCTAGCATCAGCCGCAGCAGAGTCTGGGGGGGGGACAAAGACCTTAGGGAAAGCAATGTGTCGAATATCAGACACGTCTACAGGCACAGCTATGACTTGGCACTGGTTGAGCTGGTGACTCCCCTCAACTTGGTTCCCATCACTTTGCCCTATCCTAGATACATGCCTCCATCTAATGCACGGTGCTTCGTTGCTGCCTGGAAATCTCTCCGCAGTTCTA ACAAGTGGCATCCAGTGAGTGCGGACATTGAAGTCACGAGTTGTGGCAGATATTACCCACATCGATTCGACACATTCTGTGCCATCGGCAAGAGCAGTACAACTAGAATCTGCCAG ggtgACTCGGGTGGCCCTATGTTCTGCTATGTTGGGGACAGGTACATCCTGTATGGGGTGGTGTCTGAGGGTCAGGCAGATTGCAACAGAAAAGTGTCTGTGCCAACCCTGTTCAGTAAAGTCTCCCAAGAGGTTAACTGGATCAGGAGTATGGTGCAATATCTCGCCTGA